The region TTatggtacatacctttaaattatttattaatattaacatctctctcccccttgagactgtaaggaTGCTGTGGgcgaggaacgtgtctgccaactctgttgaattgtattcccccgagtgcttagtacggtgctcggcgcttagtaagggctcaataaatatcaatgagtgattgatttgctcactgatgataataaaaactgtggtattggtcaagtgcttactatgtgccaagcactgtactaagtaagagggagaacaagtgttctccccattttactgtgagcccactgttgggtagggactgtatatgttgccaatttgtacttcccaagtgcttagtacagtgctctgcacatagtaagcactcaataaatacgattgatgatgatgatgatgaactttaaTTGTGCATCTTTCCTGAATAACCACAGACCTAGCATTCTGTTGTACCCCTCGAAAATCCACTTCCAACAATGACAGCTTGTTTTTTCATtcgtttgttttaatggtatttgttcaagtgcttaatacgtattTTTTACTTTTTACTActtaccaggaactgtactaaataccggGATAGgtccaagataattgggttcacacagaccctgtcccacatagggctcacggtcttaattcccattttacagatgaggtaagggaggccccgagaagttgtgacctgcccacagagaggaccagcggtggagccgagattagaacccgggtcctctgactctcaagtccatgcccTTATCCCTAGCTTTCAAGCCATTTCTGTGACAAGAACTAGGTCTGAGGCAGATTCGTGACCAGAAAGCCACCTGAATCAACAAGGGCTGATGGCTGGGACTAATTTAACCGCTCAGCTTTCCACAGTGAGGATGCTAGTTTTCCTAAATCAGAAAAAAAAGCTACCATGCCATTTCCTCTttttgagtatcttgtatctagcccagtgctcagcacgtaagAAACGATATTATTGTAAATTTTACCGCTCAGTTAATCagtacttgatttctctgtgtattgtactctcccaagcacttagtgcagtgttctgcacacagtaagtgcttaataatagcattgattcattgattgataacggcttaatttttttaaaaaatcaatcaatcaatcaatcgtatttattgagcgcttactgtgtgcagagcaccgtactaagcgcttgggaaggacaagttggcaacatatagaaacagtccctacccaacagtgggctcacagtctgaaagggagaacaaaaccaaacatactaacaaaataaaataaatagaatagatatgtacaagtaaaataaataaataaataaatagagtaataaatatgtacaaacatatacatatatacaggtgctgtggggaagggaaggaggtaagacggggggatggagagggggacgagggggagaggaaggaaggggctcagtctgggaaggcctcctggaggaggtgagctctcagtagggccttgaagggattttaaatggcatttaagcactgacTAGACACTAGGCAccatcctaaacgctggggtagatacaaaataattagattggacacatccctgccccacacagggctcacagtcttagcccctgttttacagatgaggaaactgaggcgcagagaagttaaatgagttgcccaaggtgacacagcagacaagcggcagagctgggatttaatttCCACAACATAATGCaactacccctggcctggaatgcccccccttttCATAttctacaattactctccccaccttcaaagcagtatagaaggcatatctcctctgagAGACCCTCCCTGGctgagccctcgtttcctcttttcccactcccttctgcgtcgccctgactcgctcccttaattcaccacccccacagcatttaggtacatatctgtgatatattgatttctattaatgactgtctccacttctagactgtaagctctttgtgggcagggactatgtttgttgtattgttgtttgtactctcccaagagcttacagtaagcgctcaataagtacgattgattgatagcttaaCCTACCAAGGCATAAAAAGTTGTAAGCTTAGACACATGGTACAGAGAGGCCTAAGCATACGCCTAAGGCCTAGGAAAAGTACCTAGAAGGGATTAAGGAAGTTTGAGTTTGCCTTGACCTCCGTCTTTGTCCCTGCAGATACATCCTGCCGGGCAAATTCCTCCGGGTGCCGCGTTGAAATGAGCCGCTTCCTGAACGTACTACGCAGCTGGCTGGTTATGGTGTCCATCATCGCCATGGGGAACACCCTACAGAGCTTTCGGGATCACACCTTCCTCTATGAAAAGCTGTACACCGGCAAGCCCGACCTCGGTAAGTCCCGAAAAGCCCGGGAACAGATTGGTAGACCTTCGAGCGACTACTGACCATCCCGTTTGAGTGGAAGGTCCttgggacaaaaactgtgtctTGCTAGTTTCCAGACACTTAGTACCGGGAATTGCATTCGATAGGTGCTCTTGAACACTCTTGCTAACCttcctgttatcattattactcctggATCCTGTTCACTGATGCTCCTTTTTGTCCTTTTCTCATCAGCCAGATTTCAGCTAATTGCCTTGGGCTTATGGTAGTGGGTGAGGGGGACTTAGCTAATTGGCATCGTACTTCTCGGGCTCCCCCGGGGAAAGTAAGGATATTTGAAGAGTATTCTGGAGTCACGCGTAAAATGTTCATAAAAGGATCTGAGCCTTCTGCAGACCTTTTAGGCCATGGAACGTAGTGTGTTTCCTCCAGGAAAGTGAAATGCAGAGCGGGTGATGGGTTTGCCCCAGGTTCTACCAAGTCCTTGACAGTGGCCAGGAGAAGAAACCCAAACTCCTACCCCGCTCCATTTTCTCTAGAATAAGATTAGGTGCCGCAGTCTTTCAACTGAATATACTGAAGATCTCTTCTGGTCTCCTCTGAACAGTAACTAtagggataataattatggtatttattaagtacctcttatgtgccaagcactgcgttcCCCCGTTTGAGGTCCATCTAAAGCCAACTTGGGCAGTCGTGGTCCTGTTTGAATGAGAGCAGTGTCTGTCTCAGAGCTGCTGACAATTCCGCCTCACTTGGGGAGCTAACCTAGTTACAGACTTTTTACTGGCCTAATGCTCGCGACAACTGGGAATTGGATAAGAATAAAGTAGCCAAGATTTTGTTTGAAGAAGACTAATACAACAAAAATGAGCGGTGGAAAATGCCTAGAGAAATGAGTGTTACAAATGTACCCGTGGTCTGCAGGCTCAGCCCTCCTCTGGTCATCTTATTTGTGTTTGACCCAGAGGTGTGACCCCTCTTCCTCAGAGTTAGTTAATAATGgcgtgtattaaatgcttactatgtgcaaagcactgttctaaatgctggcgagattacaaagtgatcaagttgtccctcggggggctcacagtcttgatcctcattttacggatgaggtaactgaggcccagagaagttgagtgacttgcccaaaggcacacagctggcaattggcagagccgggattagaacccatgacctctgactccaaaccccgggctctttccactgagccacgcttcttctcgggGTTGGATATGTAGGCTGGATTACTGCAGTGCGGTCCCCCTGTTAGGTTCAGTAAATGCAGAATCTCATCACGGTTTATGAAGTGCAGGAGGGTAAAGGTCTCAGTGAAGATGTCTCTCCCCGTACATTGACAGGATAAATTAACCGGAGGGTGGAACTTTTAGGTTCCAAAATGTGGCTCTCTGGGGTTGGGAACTCAGTTCTTGATGGAGAATCACTCtatcgattaataataataatgatgatatttaaccCATTATAATCAGTATAGTATTATATGATTAatcgattgtaataataataatgatagtggtatttggtgagcacttactatttgccaagcactgaactaaacgctgggggaggagctagataatcaagtcccacggcgtaagtaggagggacaacaggtattccctattttatggataataataataatggcatttattaagcacttactctgtgcaaagcactgttctaagcgctggggaggttacaaggtgatgagatcgtcccacggggggctcacagtcttaatccccattttacagatgaggtaactgaggcccagagaagttaagtgacttgcccaaagtcacacagctgacaattggtggagcctggatttgaacccatgacctctgaccccaaagcctatgctctttccactgagccacggtgcttcttaaAAGGATATGAgacatctcttgtccctaatgacctggtcatCTATTTGATTGAGAAAATTGCagctatcaggtgtgatctccctaaaatctcctctgccgcTCTccggtccctctccctcctgccctttcttcaactctcctctTTTCCAGCAGCATCTCAAAAGGAGATCTTTGCCTGCTCTcaaaccccaccccctccccccgtgcgtctgaccccatcctttcacaccttatcaaagcacttgcccctttcctttttccctccctgaccaccatcttcaactattccctctccagtggtttcttccccactgatttcaaacatgctcatgttccCCCCATCCTTGTCCCCACAGCTCCCTAAAGTTATTGGCCCATATTCCTTCTACCATCcctctgtaaactccctgagggagttgtctacacctgttgtctcaagttcctgtccttcaattctctccttgaccccctccagtctggccttccatccccttcactctgcagaaactgccctctcaaaggtcacccatgatgtccttcttgccaaatccaacggcccctactccatcccagtcctcctcgatctctcagctgccttcgacagtgccaaccacccccttctcctggaaacattatccaacctcacttgactgacactgtcttctgctggttctactcctatctctctggccgctcattctccgtgtctttcgcaggctcctcctctccctcgcatcctctaactgtggaagtccctcaaggttcagttctgggtccctttttatttttcctctacatccactcccttggagaactcattcactcctgtagcttcaactatcacctctatgcagatgattcccacatctacatctctagccctgatctctctccctctctgcagtctcacatttcctcctgccttcaagacatctctactgggatgtcccactgacacctcaaacttaacatgtccaaaacagaactctgttttcccatcactgctgtagacagtaccaccatccttcctgtctctcaagcccataaccttggtgttatcctggactcttctctctcattcaacccacatattcaatctattactaaatcctgtcaattcaaccttcacagtattgctaaaatccgccctttcttctccatccaaactgctaacacgcaaatccaagcacttatcctatcccaccttcattactgtatcagccttcttgctcacctccctgtcttctgtctctccccactccagtccattcttcactctgctgcctgctcattttctataaaaacattcagtatgtgtttccccactcctcaagaacctccagtggttgcccatccatctccacgtcatacagaaactctttaccatcagctttaaaatactcaattaccttgccccttctaccttacctctctgttttcttattataacccagcccttctggaggaggttggaggccactcttcgctcctttaatgccaaccggctgtctgtacctcaatctcatctatctcaatcattcagtcatatttattgagcacttactgtgtgcagggcaccgtactaagcagttgggagagtacaacacaacagtatgagacacattcgctgcccacaatgagcttacagtttaaagggttgCCGccatcctctcacccacatcctgccctccctcttcatatccaacagacgattactcgTCCTGCcttcaagccttactgaaggcacatcttctccaagaggccatccctgacttagcctcatttcttcttttcccactcccttctgcatcgctctcaTTTGCTTctattattcacccctctctcacccccactgcacttacgtacatatccataattcatttatcattatgtctatcttcccctctagactgcgagcttattgtgggcaggaatgtgtctaccaactcagttataccgtactctcccaagcacttagtgcagtgctcggcacacagtaagcactcaataaataccattgatcgattgatcgtcaatactgtgtgcagagatgggTCTGATCTGTTGAATTTTCAGGTCATCAGCTCAAAGTAGCAATAGCAGTTCTGTCAGGCACCCGATCTTCATGGCATCAGGCTCCCCATTGCAGGCACAGGCCACCAGCTAAGAAAATCAGTCAGCGAACACAAAGTTATGGATTGTCCGTGCACTTTACTAGTTACTTGACTTTAGTGGTATTTTAGGGGCCCTTCTGAGGgtctaaatgtctgtctcccccttctagactgtgagcccactgttgggtagggaccgtctctatatgttgccaacttgtacttcccaagcgtttagtacagtgctctgcacacagtaagcgctcaataaatacgattgaatgaatgaataaatacctggATGGAAACGAATTGCCATCCGAATCCTCTGGATGTGAGCAAGAGTAAGGCGAGATGAGTCactgctttcctttcccacacTGGGGAGAGTTGGGCACTGGCGTTGGAAAGTGAGGCAGTTGTTCTCTTGGTCTCCGGCTAAGATTTCACACCAAGGGATGGGGCCAGATACGAAGCAGAAATGCACCTAGATAgaactgcctctatgtgttgccgacttgtacttcccaagcgcttagtacagtgccctgcacacagtaagcgctcaataaatatgactgattgattgactgatgagtacCTGGGTAAGCCTCACCCGATATCGGGGTCTGGACTGAACTTTCTGCCTCACCCAGTGTGAGAACCTGGACCGAACTATGGatctgcttcaagagaagcagtgtggctcagtggaaagagcatgggctttggagtcagaggtcatgggttccaatcccagctccgccaattgtcagctgtgtgactttaggcaagtcacctaacttctctgggccttagttacctcacctgtaaaatggggatgaagaccgggagccccccttgggacaacctgatcaccttgtagcctccccagtgcttggaacagtgcttggcacatagtaagcacttaataaatgccatcatcatcacctggctTAGTTTGAAGCCTCAGGGTCTCCCGGTCGGCCTTAGTGTCACCTAAATCTctggttgagggcagagaatgtgcctgtttattgatatattgtactctcccaagtgcttaggacagtgctttgcacaaagtaagtgctcaataaatacgattgaatgaatgaatccaggttaATTCCAGGACCGTCCCAGTCTCCCGGCGATTCTTCTGAACAGGGTGCACCCCGAGGCCCAGTGAACTAGATTTGCACCTTAGGAACTTGGCTGGAAATGAACCGATGAGATGGGGCCAGCGTCTTTCGCCCTGACAGCTTCCACCTTCAGAAAGCAGAGAATTTCCAGGTCAAGGGACAACTCGTCACACTGCACCCTCTGCTTCGGCCTGAGAAAGCGTGCTCGCTCAGCTCCCTGTTTCCCAAGAAgcgcctctggccgggaatgtcCCTGCCGGAAATCTCAaacatctccctcctttcctcccctacaCAGTGAACGGCCTCCAAGCTCGGACCTTTGGAATCTGGACCCTGTTGTCCTCGGTGATACGCTGCCTTTGTGCCATTGACATCCGCAATAAGAcgtacgtataataataataatgatggcggcatttattaagcacttactatgtgcaaagtacagttctaagtgctggacagacAGGAGGGGTGTCACTGTCTTTTTTGAGGAGCTGAGCACTGAACACTCAGGCGGTTTCTCAAGAGCCTTGACTGCAACCATATCTCTGTGTCCTTATAGCCTTATGTCTCATATCCCTATGAGAAgtggcttggcctaatggatagagcgcggtcatgagttcaaatcccggctctgccacttgtctgctgtgtgaccttggtcaagtcacttcacttccctgtgccttagttccctcatctataaaatgggggttgagactgggagccccacgagggacagggactgtgtccaacccgatttgattgtatccaccccagcacttagtctcgtgcctggcacatagtaagtgcttaacaaataccacagtcatcatcatcatcatcattacgttGGAACCAACCCATTGCTGGGACAGCCAATGGTTCATTCAGCCCAGTAGTCCGCCGCCAACAATGGCAGCAGTGTGCTGAGGAGAACCATGTGATAGCTGCCTTCCTCGTGGTTAGCGGCCCTAACTTTTCTGTCAACAGACCTAACTCTCCCAGACGGGCATGCTGACAAATGTTAGTTGCTCTTTCCTTCAAACCGGTTTTCGTCTTGGATCAGGCTCTGCTGGCCATCTCTAACAGCCTCCGGTAGGACGTCAATACCTTTCACTCAATGTCTCAAAAACAATCACCCTCACGTTCCTCTTTTACACTTCTTTTACCAAGAAGTGAAACTAATGGTCTGGATTTTCCAAACCCATCAGGAACGGGCCCGGTCCTACGCTAAGCTGTAGTTGAGTAATCAAGACCTTATTGAGGAGTTCTCCCGAGATTAACTGTTGCAGAAACCAAGAGTCACCCTTCCCATTCCCAACCTCTCCAGGGGACTCTCGGGTGTCATTGCGTGGCACTTGTCTACACTGGAGTCTGCCAAGAGCAGCTGCCCTTGTTGAAAGGTGGGAAAATTGAATTCAGCGGTTCCACCACAGGTTGGCACATTTTGCTCTATGAAACAttattcaggcaaaatccttcaagatatgAAATTTGGACATTTTTGATAGCTACTGATCAGTGcaatcaaccaatgctatttgagcacttactgtgtgcacagcatagtactagacgcttgggagagcacgatacaacaaagttggcagacacgttccctgcccgcagtgagcgttGAATTACTAGGCCACCCTCTCTTCCAAGCAAGGGCGGCTCCAgcgaagagggagatgggacattctgtgaagttcctgaggaagaagggaCCTAGGCcgatatttattttatctttaaattatttattagaaATGATTCATATTAaatagatatgaataaataaataatatgtccatctccccctctggaccgtaagctcattatgggcagggaacgtgtctgctaattctcttgtagttTCACAAGcgctttaggacagtgctctgcacatagtaaagagctcggtagataccattgactgactgtcaGTCTCCTGGGGACGCGAGCGCGTGGTTTCCTCCGAAACTGAAGCACGTGTGGGTGAACCCTGGGGCTGACCTCCGCAGCAGGTGCAGCGGGCATCCCGGCCTGGACCACCGCCAAGCTATGTGGGTGACGGGAGAAGTGCACACACGCtcattttccactgggccaccgaGAGGCTTCTCCGGCAGAGAGTGGTCCTCCCCGCTCCGGAAAGGGGAAGCTTTTTGCCTCCCCTCAAAGCGGGAAGGCAGCCCAACTGAGGCGGTTCTCCCGTGGCACCTAGGGAGTGTTTGTGCTGACCGGGGGCTGCCTTCCCATagggtgggcagaggaggagaaatgagaaaccttgtgactgttttctttttatttcaaaAACCAACACAAAATAAATCCCCCGGGGCCACAGGCCATCCCCAGGCTGGGGAGCGCTGAGGCGACTGCCCAGCTCACTGCGGGTGCACCTAGGAGTGGAgtgccttctcaggcccccagttcctccccctcctccttgcctcacccccaacgatctggcctcctacttcattaacaaaattaaatccatcaggtccgacctccccaaagtcactccccccccttctccaaccccgtggctctcaacactctctgctactctcccatccttcccagcagtatcctcagaggagctctcctccctcctcgcaagtgctactccggccacctgtgcttctgaccccattccctctcatctcatgaaatctctcgctccatcccttctcccctccttaacttccatcttcaacctctcactctccactggttccttcccctctaccttcaaacatgcccatgtctctcccatcctaaaaaaaccctcttgtgactccacctcaccttctagttatcgccgcatatccctcctaccattcctttccaaactccttgaacgagttgtctacacgcactgcctcgaattcctcaacaccaactctctcctcgaccccctctagtctggcttccgtcccctactttccacggaaactgccctctcaaaggtcaccaatgacctcctgcttgccaaatcgaatggcccatactctgtcctaatcctcctcgacctctcagctgccttcgacactgtggaccacccccttctcctcaacacgctatccgaccttggcttcacagacaccgtcctctcctggttctcctcttatctctccggtcgttcattctcagtctcttttgcaggctcctcctccccctcccatccccttactgtgggggttccccaaggttcagttctcagtccccttctgttcgcgatctacactcactcccgtggtgacctcattcgctcccacggcttcaactatcatctctatgctgatgacacccagctctacatctctgcccctgctctctccccctccctccaggctcgcatctcctcctgccttcaggacatctccatctggatgtctgcccgccacctcaaactcaacatgtccaagactgaactccttgtcttccctcccaaaccctgtcctctccctgactgtcccatcactgttgacggcactaccatccttcccgtctcacaagcccgcaaacttggtgtcatcctcgactccgctctctcgttcacccctcacatccaagccgtcaccaaaacctgccggtctcaactccgcaacattgccaagatctgccctttcctctccatccaaaccgctaccctgctcgttcaagctctcatcctattccgtctggactactgcatcaaccatctctctaatctcccatccttgtgtctctccccacttcaatccatacttcacgccactgcccagactgtctttgtccagaaatgctctggacatgttactcccctcctcaaaaatctccagtggttaccaatcaatttacgcatcaggcagaaactcctcacccttggcttcaaggctgtccatcccctcgccccctcctacctcacctcccttctctccttctgcagcccagcccgcaccctccgctcctctgccgctaatctcctcaccgtgcctcgttctcgcctgtcccgccgtcgacccctggcccacgtcatccccctgggcctggaatgccctccctctgcccatccgccaagctagctctctttctcccttcaaggccctactgagagcacacctcttccaggaggccttcccagactgacccccttccttcctctccccctcattcccctctccatcccccccatcttacctccttcccttccccacagcacctgtatatatgtatatatgtttgtacacatttattactctatttattttacttgtacatatctattctatttattttattttgttaata is a window of Tachyglossus aculeatus isolate mTacAcu1 chromosome 1, mTacAcu1.pri, whole genome shotgun sequence DNA encoding:
- the ERG28 gene encoding ergosterol biosynthetic protein 28 homolog, whose translation is MSRFLNVLRSWLVMVSIIAMGNTLQSFRDHTFLYEKLYTGKPDLVNGLQARTFGIWTLLSSVIRCLCAIDIRNKTLYHITLWTFLLALGHFLSEVFVYGTAAPTIGVLAPLMVASFSIMGMLIGLQYLEVEPVSRSKKRN